The following coding sequences lie in one Vibrio casei genomic window:
- a CDS encoding sigma-54-dependent transcriptional regulator: protein MSDVFFIDDEHDLRMAVEQSFELADLSAQFFADAESALIAIQEGNIPKVVVSDICLPGISGEAMLATIQKKDANLPVILITGHGDISMAVQAMHNGAYDFIEKPFGSERLIETVKRAIDKRQLLLENKHLKIELKANKTLGPRIIGNTTSIEQLRQAINHIADTHADILLYGETGTGKELVARSLHEQSSRRDQNFVAVNCGAVPENLIESELYGHEKGAFTGAESRRVGKFEYANGGTLFLDEIESMPMQAQIRLLRVLQERHIERIGSNQTIPINIRIIAATKTDLRQASEQQIFRQDLYYRLNVVTLKLPPLRQRREDIPALFHHFLLVAAARYGKTATSLSTHDLQRLLGHDWPGNVRELRNAAERFVLLGKLSDLNGKILERSQAEAPITGLVQQIAEFEKMLIEQTLAEVDGSIKLAMENLKLPRKTLYDKMQRYQIDKDSYK from the coding sequence ATGTCTGATGTATTTTTCATTGATGATGAACATGATCTTAGGATGGCTGTGGAACAAAGCTTCGAACTGGCCGATCTTAGTGCCCAGTTTTTTGCTGATGCTGAATCTGCATTGATCGCGATTCAAGAAGGTAACATACCTAAAGTTGTGGTCAGTGATATTTGCTTACCCGGTATTTCTGGTGAAGCCATGTTGGCAACCATACAAAAAAAAGATGCTAATCTACCAGTCATATTAATTACTGGTCATGGCGATATTTCTATGGCGGTACAAGCCATGCATAATGGTGCTTATGACTTCATAGAAAAGCCATTTGGATCTGAACGTTTAATTGAAACCGTCAAACGTGCTATCGATAAACGCCAGTTATTACTGGAAAATAAACATCTAAAAATTGAATTAAAAGCCAATAAAACCCTTGGGCCACGTATCATCGGTAATACAACTAGCATTGAACAATTAAGACAAGCTATTAACCATATTGCCGATACTCATGCTGATATTCTGCTTTATGGTGAAACAGGGACAGGAAAAGAGTTGGTCGCCCGATCCTTACATGAACAAAGCAGCCGACGTGATCAAAACTTTGTTGCAGTGAATTGCGGCGCCGTGCCTGAAAACTTAATCGAAAGTGAACTATACGGGCATGAAAAAGGTGCATTTACCGGCGCAGAAAGTCGCCGAGTCGGTAAATTTGAATACGCCAATGGTGGGACTCTTTTTCTTGATGAAATCGAATCGATGCCGATGCAAGCTCAAATCCGCTTATTACGAGTGTTGCAAGAGCGTCATATTGAACGCATTGGTTCCAATCAAACAATACCCATTAACATCCGGATAATTGCCGCCACTAAAACCGACTTAAGGCAAGCATCCGAACAGCAAATCTTTCGCCAAGATCTTTATTATCGACTGAACGTCGTCACTTTAAAGCTTCCGCCATTGAGGCAGCGCCGTGAAGATATCCCCGCGCTCTTTCATCACTTTTTATTGGTTGCAGCTGCCCGCTATGGCAAAACGGCCACCAGTCTTTCCACTCACGATTTGCAGCGGTTGCTGGGCCATGATTGGCCGGGGAATGTACGAGAATTACGCAATGCTGCCGAACGTTTTGTATTACTGGGAAAACTGAGCGATCTTAATGGCAAAATATTAGAAAGAAGCCAAGCCGAAGCCCCTATCACAGGCTTGGTGCAACAGATCGCGGAATTTGAAAAAATGCTCATTGAACAAACCCTAGCGGAAGTTGATGGCAGTATAAAACTGGCAATGGAAAACCTTAAACTGCCACGTAAGACCCTATATGACAAAATGCAACGCTATCAAATAGATAAAGATAGTTATAAATAA
- a CDS encoding TRAP transporter large permease, whose protein sequence is MDIILLFVMVIGFMVFGVPIAISLGLSSVLFLLVHSDTSLASVAQTLFNSFSGHYTLLAIPFFILASTFMSTGGVAQRIIRFAIAMVGWFRGGLAMASVVACMMFAALSGSSPATVVAIGSIVIAGMVKNGYSKEFAAGVICNAGTLGILIPPSIVMVVYAAATDVSVGRMFLGGVIPGLLAGVMLMVAIYVAARIKKLPAQPFVGWKEAFLAAKGASWGLLLVVIILGGIYGGIFTPTEAAAVAAIYAFLIANFVYKDMGPFADKESKLPTIVKIAYAFVHPDTKKSLFEAGKLTIMLMFIIASALILKHVLTEERIPQMITESMLSAGLGPITFLIMVNILLLIGGQFMEPSGLLIIVAPLVFPIAIALGIDPIHFGIMMVVNMEIGMITPPVGLNLFVTSGVAKMSMLNVVKAALPWVGVMFLFLIIITYVPVISTWLPTLLMGPEIIIK, encoded by the coding sequence ATGGATATTATTTTATTGTTTGTCATGGTGATTGGCTTCATGGTGTTTGGTGTTCCTATTGCTATTTCACTTGGTTTATCAAGTGTTCTGTTTCTACTCGTTCATTCAGATACTTCACTCGCGTCGGTGGCTCAAACACTATTTAACTCATTTTCTGGGCATTATACGTTATTGGCTATTCCATTCTTTATTCTTGCTTCTACTTTCATGTCGACAGGTGGGGTTGCTCAGCGGATCATTCGTTTTGCGATTGCAATGGTGGGTTGGTTTCGTGGTGGCCTTGCTATGGCGTCGGTTGTGGCGTGTATGATGTTTGCGGCGTTGTCTGGGTCATCGCCTGCGACCGTCGTGGCTATCGGTAGCATTGTTATTGCCGGTATGGTGAAAAATGGTTATTCAAAAGAGTTCGCAGCGGGTGTTATTTGTAATGCGGGAACATTAGGTATTTTGATCCCACCTTCTATTGTTATGGTGGTATACGCTGCAGCGACGGACGTTTCCGTTGGTCGGATGTTTCTAGGAGGGGTGATTCCTGGGTTACTAGCCGGTGTGATGTTAATGGTGGCGATTTATGTTGCTGCTCGCATTAAAAAACTGCCGGCTCAACCTTTTGTCGGTTGGAAAGAAGCATTTTTAGCTGCAAAAGGGGCAAGTTGGGGGTTATTGCTTGTTGTGATCATTTTGGGAGGGATTTATGGCGGGATTTTCACACCAACAGAAGCGGCTGCGGTGGCGGCCATCTATGCCTTTTTGATCGCAAATTTTGTGTATAAAGATATGGGGCCTTTTGCCGACAAGGAAAGCAAATTGCCGACGATTGTGAAAATCGCTTATGCATTTGTGCATCCGGATACTAAAAAGTCGTTATTTGAAGCGGGTAAGCTTACTATTATGCTGATGTTTATCATTGCGAGTGCATTGATTTTAAAGCATGTGTTAACCGAAGAGCGCATTCCTCAGATGATCACCGAGTCGATGCTATCGGCAGGTCTAGGGCCAATTACGTTTTTGATCATGGTGAACATTCTACTGCTGATTGGCGGCCAATTTATGGAACCATCAGGTCTGCTCATTATTGTTGCGCCTTTGGTTTTCCCGATTGCCATAGCATTAGGCATTGATCCTATTCACTTTGGTATAATGATGGTGGTGAATATGGAGATAGGAATGATCACACCACCAGTGGGTTTGAATTTATTTGTGACTTCTGGTGTGGCTAAAATGTCGATGCTTAATGTGGTAAAAGCGGCGCTTCCTTGGGTCGGTGTGATGTTCTTATTTTTAATTATTATCACCTATGTTCCCGTTATTTCAACGTGGTTACCAACCTTGTTAATGGGGCCTGAGATTATTATAAAATAA
- a CDS encoding TRAP transporter small permease, giving the protein MSHSLMDKLGQITDSIEESLIALFLGLMTVLTFINVVFRYVLNDNILWALEATVFLFAWLILVGASYGVKKQFHIGVDVVINLLPTHWRKVFALIAVSSCLAFSILLLIGSWNYWYPFVTERAWYETDDIPMPDFLQFLSTWLNEGERYEKMPRFIPYMALPIGMLLLTFRFLQVAYYVVTNQKDRMIASHEAEDDLDILKTQNKED; this is encoded by the coding sequence ATGTCTCATTCTTTGATGGATAAACTGGGCCAAATAACCGACTCAATAGAAGAATCGTTGATCGCTTTATTTTTGGGCTTAATGACGGTACTTACTTTTATCAACGTAGTCTTTCGTTATGTGCTAAATGACAATATTTTATGGGCGCTTGAAGCCACGGTATTTTTGTTTGCGTGGTTGATTCTAGTCGGTGCTTCATATGGCGTGAAAAAGCAGTTTCATATTGGCGTGGATGTGGTGATCAATCTTTTGCCTACTCATTGGCGGAAAGTTTTTGCTTTAATCGCCGTTAGCTCCTGCCTTGCATTTTCTATTTTGTTATTGATTGGCTCTTGGAATTATTGGTATCCATTTGTTACGGAGCGAGCATGGTATGAAACCGATGATATTCCTATGCCAGACTTTTTACAGTTCTTGTCTACTTGGCTTAATGAAGGTGAACGTTATGAAAAAATGCCACGTTTCATTCCTTATATGGCGCTCCCTATAGGAATGTTATTACTGACCTTCCGATTTCTTCAAGTAGCTTACTATGTTGTGACGAACCAAAAGGACCGCATGATTGCGAGCCATGAAGCAGAAGATGATCTCGATATACTAAAAACACAGAACAAGGAAGACTGA
- a CDS encoding TRAP transporter substrate-binding protein: MSKKSLIAVTLTAASVLASFNAAASDSCDSGELVIKFSHVTNADKHPKGIAASLLADRVNKEMDGKACMQVFPNSTLYDDDKALEALLNGDVQLAAPSLSKFEKFTKKFRIFDLPFLFDDVEAVDRFQNSESGDILKNSMTRRGLKGLEFWHNGMKQMSANKPLIHPEDAKGLKFRVQPSDVLVAQFEQLGANPQKMSFKEVYGGLQTKVIDGQENTWSNIYGQKFFEVQDGATETNHGILDYLVVTSNSWWNDLPDDIRSQLSQILHEVSVTRNTESTRVDNESKNNILEAGGVVRTLTPEQRQEWVTVLKPVWTKFEKDIGSDLIDAALASNK; the protein is encoded by the coding sequence ATGTCTAAAAAATCTCTTATCGCTGTCACCTTAACTGCAGCATCGGTACTGGCTAGTTTTAATGCGGCTGCATCCGACTCCTGTGACTCTGGTGAATTGGTGATTAAATTTAGCCATGTAACCAATGCAGACAAACATCCGAAAGGCATCGCCGCTTCTTTATTGGCAGACCGTGTTAATAAGGAAATGGACGGTAAAGCCTGTATGCAGGTTTTCCCGAATTCAACGCTTTATGATGACGATAAAGCACTTGAAGCGTTATTAAATGGTGATGTTCAGCTAGCAGCCCCTTCTTTATCCAAATTTGAAAAATTCACCAAAAAATTCCGCATCTTCGATCTGCCTTTCTTGTTTGATGATGTTGAGGCGGTCGATCGTTTTCAAAATTCAGAATCAGGCGATATTTTGAAAAACTCGATGACTCGCCGTGGCTTAAAAGGTTTGGAGTTTTGGCATAACGGTATGAAACAAATGTCGGCTAATAAACCGCTGATTCACCCTGAGGATGCTAAGGGGTTAAAATTTCGCGTTCAACCTTCCGATGTATTGGTGGCTCAGTTTGAACAACTAGGCGCTAACCCTCAAAAAATGTCATTTAAAGAAGTATATGGCGGCTTACAAACCAAGGTTATTGATGGTCAAGAAAATACATGGTCGAACATTTATGGTCAGAAATTCTTTGAAGTACAAGATGGCGCGACGGAAACAAATCACGGAATTCTGGACTACTTAGTGGTGACCTCAAACTCTTGGTGGAATGACTTACCGGATGATATTCGTAGCCAGCTTAGTCAAATTCTGCATGAAGTGTCGGTGACCCGTAATACGGAATCTACCCGTGTCGATAATGAAAGTAAGAACAATATTTTAGAAGCGGGTGGTGTCGTACGGACGCTGACTCCGGAGCAACGTCAAGAATGGGTCACTGTGTTAAAACCTGTTTGGACAAAGTTCGAAAAAGATATTGGGTCTGATTTGATTGACGCAGCATTAGCCTCAAACAAATAA
- a CDS encoding ABC transporter ATP-binding protein gives MAALELNQIRKTYRNADTETLKGINIQIESGEFLILVGPSGCGKSTLMNTIAGLESISSGEIVIDGVDVSNVEPKDRDIAMVFQSYALYPNMTVRGNIAFGLKIRKLPQVKIDAEVNRVAEMLQIDHLLDRKPAQLSGGQRQRVAMGRALARQPKLYLFDEPLSNLDAKLRVEMRTQIKRLHQKLNTTIVYVTHDQIEAMTLADRIAVMKDGELQQLGTPKEIYNQPNNMFVAGFMGSPSMNFIKASVGLDTDDHPQGEIWTADGQSHTIKLPARLRKFDGQTVIIGLRPEFITDQSIAAQLNDEDKTLTEIPMQIEVLEPTGPDTIAIVEINQEHVACRLSAEFDAKVGETVSLYFDLSNAVFFDVRTEMRI, from the coding sequence ATGGCTGCTTTAGAACTAAATCAAATTCGTAAAACTTATCGCAATGCCGATACGGAAACGCTTAAAGGGATTAATATTCAGATTGAATCCGGTGAATTTTTAATTCTCGTTGGCCCGTCTGGTTGTGGTAAATCGACCTTAATGAATACCATTGCAGGGCTGGAATCGATAAGCTCAGGTGAAATTGTCATTGATGGTGTTGATGTATCCAATGTTGAACCGAAAGATCGTGATATTGCGATGGTGTTTCAATCTTATGCGTTATACCCAAATATGACGGTGCGTGGCAATATTGCATTTGGCTTGAAGATTCGAAAATTACCGCAAGTAAAAATTGATGCAGAAGTGAACCGTGTGGCAGAAATGCTGCAAATTGATCATTTACTGGATCGCAAACCTGCGCAGCTTTCTGGAGGGCAACGTCAACGAGTAGCAATGGGGCGTGCATTGGCTCGGCAACCTAAGTTGTATTTATTTGATGAACCGTTATCGAACCTTGATGCAAAATTAAGAGTAGAAATGCGTACTCAAATAAAACGATTACACCAAAAATTAAACACCACCATTGTGTATGTTACTCACGATCAAATTGAAGCCATGACCTTGGCGGATAGGATTGCGGTAATGAAAGATGGCGAACTGCAACAATTGGGGACACCAAAGGAAATCTACAATCAACCCAATAATATGTTTGTGGCGGGCTTTATGGGTTCACCTTCAATGAATTTTATTAAAGCAAGCGTTGGTTTGGATACGGATGATCATCCGCAAGGTGAAATCTGGACGGCAGATGGGCAATCGCACACCATCAAGTTACCGGCTCGTTTACGTAAGTTTGATGGGCAAACGGTGATCATTGGTTTAAGACCGGAATTTATTACCGATCAATCTATTGCTGCGCAATTAAATGATGAAGATAAAACCTTGACCGAAATCCCAATGCAAATTGAGGTATTGGAGCCCACAGGGCCAGATACCATCGCGATTGTCGAAATAAATCAAGAGCATGTGGCGTGCCGGTTATCGGCTGAATTTGATGCGAAAGTGGGCGAAACGGTGTCTTTGTATTTTGATCTTTCTAATGCGGTATTTTTCGATGTCAGAACGGAGATGAGAATTTAG
- a CDS encoding carbohydrate ABC transporter permease, protein MGKQRYFNSKRIGRIAIYGLLLFFCVLYLMPLFVMVITSFKSLGDIRTGNLMSLPTEWVLDAWHKAWSTSCTGVKCEGIKSYFWNSFQMVIPAVAISTLMGAFNGYVISKWQFRGSNLLFSLLLFGCFIPFQVVLLPMAATLGFFGLANTTTGLVVVHVIYGLAFTTLFFRNFYIGVPDELVKAAKLDGAGFFTIFFKIMLPLSTPIIMVTVIWQFTSIWNDFLFGVVYSGSETQPITVALNNLVNTSTGIKEYNVDMAAAIIAALPTLLVYVVAGKYFVRGLTAGSVKG, encoded by the coding sequence ATGGGAAAGCAACGCTATTTTAATTCGAAGCGCATCGGGCGAATTGCCATTTATGGCTTACTGTTGTTTTTTTGTGTGCTTTATCTGATGCCATTATTTGTCATGGTGATCACCTCTTTTAAAAGTTTGGGGGATATTCGTACCGGGAACTTGATGTCTTTACCCACGGAATGGGTGCTTGATGCTTGGCATAAAGCGTGGTCGACATCATGTACGGGTGTGAAATGTGAAGGGATTAAAAGCTATTTTTGGAATTCGTTCCAAATGGTGATCCCAGCGGTGGCGATATCAACACTGATGGGCGCATTCAATGGTTATGTGATCAGTAAATGGCAGTTTAGAGGTTCTAATTTGCTGTTTAGTTTATTGCTGTTTGGTTGCTTCATTCCGTTCCAAGTCGTGCTTTTGCCAATGGCGGCGACATTAGGATTTTTTGGACTAGCCAATACCACAACAGGTTTAGTGGTTGTTCATGTTATCTATGGACTAGCTTTTACGACATTGTTTTTCCGTAATTTCTATATTGGTGTGCCAGATGAATTGGTGAAAGCCGCTAAGCTGGATGGCGCGGGGTTCTTTACAATTTTCTTCAAGATTATGCTGCCGCTTTCTACCCCGATTATCATGGTGACGGTGATTTGGCAGTTTACCTCTATCTGGAATGATTTTTTATTTGGTGTGGTGTATTCAGGTTCGGAAACTCAGCCAATTACGGTTGCGTTAAATAATCTAGTGAATACGAGTACAGGGATCAAAGAATATAACGTAGACATGGCTGCCGCCATTATTGCTGCATTGCCAACCTTGTTGGTGTATGTCGTGGCAGGGAAGTATTTCGTTAGGGGATTAACCGCAGGTTCGGTTAAAGGTTGA
- a CDS encoding carbohydrate ABC transporter permease: MPIRRAAPKPKLKDRLQYLLPKIVLAPTMVITVVCIYGYIFWTGALSLTNSRFLPSFNFTGFGQYIKLMENDRWITSITNLGIFGLLFLAIVIVLGVGLAIFLDQNIRSEGVIRSIYLYPMALSFIVTGTAWKWILNPGLGIEKMVRDWGFTDFKFDWIVDSDMVVYTLVIAAVWQSSGFVMAMFLAGLRGIDSSIIKAAQIDGASLPRIYWSIVLPCLRPVFFSAVIITSHIAIKSFDLVTALTAGGPGYSSDLPALFMYAYSFTRGQTALGSASAMMMLAGILAILVPYLYSELREKKS, from the coding sequence ATGCCAATACGACGCGCCGCCCCTAAGCCAAAGCTGAAGGATCGGTTGCAATATTTATTGCCTAAAATTGTACTTGCCCCAACCATGGTGATTACGGTGGTGTGCATTTATGGTTATATATTTTGGACGGGAGCACTGTCGCTGACGAATTCCCGTTTTTTACCGAGTTTTAACTTTACTGGATTTGGTCAATACATCAAATTGATGGAAAACGATCGCTGGATTACCTCAATAACCAATCTAGGGATTTTCGGATTACTGTTTTTAGCTATTGTGATTGTGCTTGGGGTTGGGCTGGCGATTTTCCTCGACCAGAACATTCGTAGTGAAGGGGTGATCCGCAGTATTTATCTCTACCCAATGGCTCTGTCATTTATTGTGACCGGTACTGCTTGGAAATGGATATTAAACCCAGGTCTTGGCATTGAAAAAATGGTGCGAGATTGGGGCTTCACGGATTTCAAATTTGACTGGATAGTCGATTCTGACATGGTGGTTTACACCTTAGTGATTGCTGCGGTTTGGCAGTCTTCTGGCTTTGTTATGGCGATGTTCCTCGCTGGGTTGCGTGGTATTGATTCTTCAATCATCAAAGCCGCGCAAATTGATGGTGCGAGTTTGCCTCGTATCTATTGGAGTATCGTTTTGCCTTGCTTGCGTCCTGTCTTTTTTAGCGCGGTGATCATCACGTCCCATATTGCGATTAAGAGTTTTGATTTAGTGACGGCGTTAACCGCTGGTGGGCCGGGTTATTCTTCTGATTTACCTGCTCTGTTTATGTATGCGTACTCCTTTACTCGTGGTCAAACGGCATTAGGGTCTGCCAGTGCCATGATGATGCTTGCTGGGATCCTAGCGATTTTAGTGCCGTATCTCTATTCAGAATTAAGGGAGAAAAAATCATGA
- a CDS encoding ABC transporter substrate-binding protein — protein sequence MKIIKKSLLTVSLFSAGLLSVTQFANAGEVEVLHWWTSGGEAKSVSVLKDMMEKEGHTWKDFAVAGGGGESAMTVLKTRAVSGNPPAAAQIKGHNIQEWAELGFLTNLDDVAKQGNWDGILPKVVADTSKYQGHYVSVPVNVHRVNWLWANKAVLDKAGVEVPTSWDEFFTAGDKLKAAGIIPLAHGGQPWQDATLFEAIALETLGNADYNKAFVDLDQTTLSGDKMVEAFTIFKKVHGYIDSNSPGRDWNVATSMVINGKAAMQVMGDWAKGEFSAANKQPGTDYVCAPTPGTDDSFTFNIDSFAFFKIKDKANQKAQQDLAKTILSKDFQEVFNLNKGSIPVRLDMDMSKFDQCALDSMAAFKATADTGGLVPSMAHGMSTTSYVQGAMYDVITNFFNDADADPKQAAQKLAKAVKAAE from the coding sequence ATGAAAATAATCAAGAAAAGTCTTTTAACGGTCAGCTTATTTTCTGCCGGTTTGCTTTCTGTTACTCAATTTGCCAATGCAGGTGAGGTTGAAGTTTTACACTGGTGGACTTCTGGTGGTGAAGCGAAGTCGGTTTCTGTTTTGAAAGATATGATGGAAAAAGAAGGCCATACTTGGAAAGATTTTGCTGTCGCCGGTGGGGGGGGTGAAAGCGCAATGACTGTCTTGAAAACCCGTGCGGTATCAGGAAACCCACCCGCAGCAGCACAAATTAAAGGACATAATATTCAAGAGTGGGCAGAACTTGGATTTTTGACTAATTTAGATGATGTTGCCAAGCAAGGAAATTGGGACGGCATCTTACCGAAAGTGGTGGCTGATACAAGTAAATATCAAGGTCATTATGTTTCGGTTCCGGTTAACGTTCACCGTGTAAACTGGTTATGGGCAAATAAAGCGGTATTGGATAAAGCGGGTGTTGAAGTTCCAACCTCTTGGGATGAATTCTTCACCGCTGGGGATAAATTAAAGGCTGCAGGAATTATACCGCTTGCTCATGGTGGCCAGCCTTGGCAGGATGCAACGTTGTTTGAAGCGATCGCTCTCGAAACATTGGGTAATGCCGATTACAACAAAGCTTTTGTCGATCTCGATCAGACGACATTGTCTGGAGATAAAATGGTTGAAGCCTTTACGATCTTCAAGAAAGTGCATGGTTATATCGATAGTAATTCACCGGGTCGTGACTGGAATGTGGCGACTTCTATGGTGATTAATGGCAAAGCGGCTATGCAAGTGATGGGTGATTGGGCAAAAGGAGAATTTAGTGCGGCCAACAAACAACCGGGCACGGATTATGTTTGTGCGCCAACGCCGGGTACGGATGATTCTTTCACCTTCAATATTGATAGTTTTGCTTTCTTCAAAATTAAAGATAAAGCGAACCAAAAAGCACAACAAGATTTAGCCAAAACTATCCTTTCAAAAGATTTCCAAGAAGTCTTTAACCTTAATAAAGGGTCGATTCCTGTTCGTTTAGATATGGATATGTCTAAGTTTGATCAATGTGCTTTAGATTCAATGGCTGCGTTTAAAGCCACGGCCGATACGGGCGGTTTAGTTCCAAGTATGGCACATGGCATGTCGACAACGAGTTATGTTCAAGGTGCGATGTATGACGTCATTACTAACTTCTTCAATGATGCTGACGCCGATCCTAAACAAGCTGCTCAGAAGTTAGCAAAAGCAGTCAAAGCTGCTGAGTAA
- a CDS encoding ATP-binding protein: protein MFRFWKSQSLVSRTLLLTLLTVVMAQGISTSIWYTNSRQQEIQGITTATTSMASLFASTVSYFQSLPVNYRHVIMEQLRKMGGTRFFVSFNHEFLQLSPLPDSRLKQVAIDSMEQALTDKLTNVKSIHVEFSEPDKLKILKNDIYLSDLPKSWAHYTLTLEPLNPPIMVVQIELGSDEWIYIAALLPPPYNTLEDNILPPSQWLYLLLSTALLLFFTYFMVRRQVRPLRNLAKAANQMSVDGDQSPLPEEGANELVTATLAFNRMQQRIRHYVMDREQLFSAISHDLKTPITRLRLRAELLENDSKRAKFNQDLDELEMMVKGALQCVHDTELHENSNLVYLNELLLAAAETHNQNEIKVVLPKESIRPVLGKPLALKRVMTNLIDNAVKYGHKVEVSCEQTKTYVQLNMLDEGDGIPEEQLESVFEPYVRLAKDKDGHGLGLGICRNILHAHGGTITIKNSYTKGLIVQIVLPFNTKLPTIK from the coding sequence ATGTTTCGATTTTGGAAATCACAATCGCTCGTTTCGCGAACCTTATTGTTGACGTTATTAACAGTCGTCATGGCGCAAGGTATTTCAACGTCTATTTGGTATACCAATTCTCGCCAACAAGAAATTCAAGGTATTACCACGGCAACGACGAGTATGGCGTCTTTGTTTGCCTCGACGGTTTCTTATTTTCAATCACTTCCTGTGAATTACCGACACGTGATTATGGAGCAGTTGCGCAAAATGGGAGGAACTCGGTTTTTTGTCTCTTTTAACCATGAATTTTTGCAGTTATCTCCTCTACCTGATAGCCGACTAAAACAGGTCGCGATAGATTCAATGGAGCAGGCATTAACGGATAAGTTAACCAATGTGAAATCGATTCATGTGGAATTTTCTGAACCGGATAAATTAAAAATTTTGAAAAATGACATTTACCTCAGCGATCTTCCTAAATCTTGGGCGCACTACACCTTAACGTTAGAACCCTTAAACCCACCGATCATGGTGGTGCAAATTGAATTAGGTTCTGATGAATGGATTTATATTGCTGCCTTATTACCCCCTCCGTATAACACCTTAGAAGATAATATATTACCGCCATCACAGTGGTTATATTTGCTTCTTTCAACCGCATTATTGCTGTTCTTTACTTATTTCATGGTACGCAGACAAGTTCGACCTTTGCGTAATTTAGCTAAAGCTGCGAATCAAATGAGTGTGGATGGTGACCAATCGCCATTACCTGAAGAAGGGGCTAATGAGTTGGTGACGGCTACGTTAGCATTTAACCGTATGCAACAGCGAATTCGCCACTATGTAATGGATAGAGAGCAACTATTTTCGGCTATTTCTCATGATTTAAAAACACCAATTACTCGTTTACGATTGCGAGCTGAATTATTAGAGAATGACTCTAAAAGAGCGAAGTTTAATCAAGATCTCGATGAGCTTGAGATGATGGTGAAAGGCGCCTTGCAGTGTGTCCATGACACCGAACTACACGAGAACTCCAATCTGGTGTATTTAAATGAATTGTTGCTTGCTGCGGCGGAAACCCATAACCAAAATGAGATCAAAGTCGTACTACCGAAAGAAAGTATTCGACCAGTGTTAGGCAAACCACTGGCATTAAAACGGGTAATGACCAACTTGATTGACAACGCAGTGAAGTATGGCCATAAGGTTGAGGTGAGCTGTGAACAAACCAAGACTTATGTACAACTTAATATGTTAGATGAAGGGGATGGGATTCCTGAGGAGCAGCTCGAATCGGTATTTGAGCCTTATGTACGCTTGGCTAAAGATAAAGATGGCCATGGTTTAGGGTTAGGTATTTGTCGTAATATTTTGCATGCTCATGGCGGCACAATCACAATAAAAAATTCTTATACTAAGGGGCTGATTGTGCAAATTGTTCTGCCCTTTAACACGAAACTTCCAACCATAAAATAA
- a CDS encoding response regulator — protein sequence MRDHKQILVVDDDREIRDLLDEYLSKMGFTVVTACDGVEMQSQISQSGYPDLILLDVMLPGEDGFELCQRIRKDSMVPIIMLTAVSDETDQIIGLEIGADDYIAKPFSPRQLMARIKALLRRSHNEEQVNPTTIYFGNWALDTLSHTVFNQETQDKVELSGSDFSLLMLFLSKPNQVLDRDTISYAIKGRETLPLERGIDVQLSRLRQRLGDTGKHHKYIKTMRGNGYIFTASVHYGH from the coding sequence ATGCGAGATCATAAGCAAATTTTAGTGGTGGATGACGATAGAGAGATTCGAGATCTGCTCGATGAATACCTTTCTAAAATGGGCTTTACTGTTGTGACGGCGTGCGACGGCGTAGAAATGCAGTCTCAAATTAGTCAAAGTGGCTATCCAGATTTAATCTTATTGGATGTAATGCTTCCAGGTGAAGATGGTTTTGAACTTTGTCAGAGAATCCGTAAAGATTCGATGGTACCTATCATTATGTTAACGGCCGTGTCGGATGAAACTGATCAAATTATCGGCTTAGAAATTGGTGCCGATGATTATATTGCCAAGCCATTTAGCCCTAGGCAGTTAATGGCGAGAATTAAAGCGCTTTTACGTCGCAGCCATAATGAGGAGCAAGTGAATCCTACCACCATTTATTTTGGCAATTGGGCGTTAGACACATTGTCCCACACGGTTTTTAATCAAGAGACTCAAGATAAGGTGGAGCTTTCGGGCAGTGATTTTTCTTTATTAATGCTATTTCTATCCAAACCCAACCAAGTGTTAGATAGGGATACCATTTCTTATGCTATTAAAGGCCGAGAAACATTGCCTTTAGAGCGTGGGATTGATGTTCAATTGAGTCGTTTACGCCAGCGCTTAGGCGATACGGGAAAGCATCATAAATACATTAAAACCATGCGTGGTAATGGGTATATATTTACAGCGTCTGTTCATTACGGACATTAA